A region from the Panicum hallii strain FIL2 chromosome 1, PHallii_v3.1, whole genome shotgun sequence genome encodes:
- the LOC112886390 gene encoding probable protein phosphatase 2C 14, with the protein MVEAAAGRRSGTSRRRPSGSGGEHQRLVAVAVAARVVMVTTRSAGPAAAGGGRGAAAAREVEGGGSGGGRCVEDFFDCLLGVLGALGVMWGASARPQRQPRPPLPRGVGAAPAPADARRFAAELRATPGRIAGNGACAVASLYTLQGKKGVNQDAMIFWENFCSRDDTIFCGVFDGHGPYGHLVAKRVRDLLPVKLGADLALEDGRETSSSNIKSNTNEVRSPEHIDRGDTVISSEAEQNGEYPEIFPALRTSFLKAFHVMDRDLKLHKNIDCFFSGTTAVAMVKQGHNLIIGNLGDSRAVLGTRDENDQLVAIQLTVDLKPNIPSEAQRIRQRRGRIFALPEEPEVARVWLPKYNSPGLAMARAFGDFCLKDHGVISMPDVSYHRITEKDEFIVLATDGVWDVLSNDEVVSVVSQATSRASAARFLVESAHRAWRTRFPTSKIDDCAVVCLFLNTDEASKSSSSMPNNLANAVEVSSDQHSTTVQLSTGVSADLVTAMVKDGNEVSVLETVARSVTLVDMPKDG; encoded by the exons ATGGTGGAGGCCGCCGCGGGGCGCCGGTCGGGCACCAGCCGTCGGCGGCCTAGCGGCAGCGGAGGGGAGCACCAGCGCCTGGTcgcggtcgccgtcgccgcgcgcGTCGTCATGGTCACCACCCGCTCCGCGGGGCCAGCGGCCGCGGGAGGAGGCCGTGGTGCGGCAGCAGCAAGGGAAGTTgaaggaggcggcagcggcggcggccggtgcgtGGAGGACTTCTTCGACTGCCTGCTCGGCGTGCTCGGCGCGCTCGGCGTCATGTGGGGGGCGTCCGCGCGGCCCCAGAGgcagccgcgcccgccgctaCCGCGCGGGGTGGGCGCGGCGCCCGCACCCGCGGACGCCCGGCGCTTCGCGGCGGAGCTCAGGGCCACCCCAGGCCGGATCGCCGGCAATGGCGCCTGCGCCGTCGCGTCTCTGTACACGCTGCAGGGCAAGAAGGGCGTCAACCAGGATGCCATGATCTTCTGGGAG AACTTCTGTTCGAGAGATGATACAATCTTCTGTGGTGTGTTTGATGGTCATGGACCTTATGGCCATTTGGTTGCTAAGAGAGTAAGAGATCTCCTGCCTGTAAAGTTAGGAGCAGATTTGGCATTGGAAGATGGTAGAGAAACATCCTCTAGCAACATTAAGAGCAACACAAATGAAGTACGTTCACCAGAACACATTGATAGAGGAGATACTGTCATTTCCTCTGAAGCTGAGCAGAATGGAGAGTATCCAGAGATCTTCCCAGCACTGAGAACATCATTCTTGAAGGCCTTCCATGTGATGGATAGGGATCTCAAGTTACATAAAAATATTGATTGCTTCTTCAGTGGGACTACAGCAGTGGCAATGGTCAAGCAG GGACACAATCTTATAATCGGCAACTTGGGGGATTCAAGAGCTGTCTTGGGCACCAGAGATGAAAATGATCAGCTTGTTGCCATCCAATTGACAGTTGACCTCAAGCCGAACATTCCAA GTGAGGCACAGAGAATCAGGCAGCGCAGGGGCAGGATATTTGCTCTCCCTGAGGAACCAGAGGTAGCTCGTGTTTGGCTTCCAAAGTACAACTCACCTGGATTGGCCATGGCTAGGGCATTTGGAGACTTCTGTCTGAAGGATCATGGAGTAATTTCCATGCCTGATGTTTCCTATCACCGCATCACAGAAAAGGATGAATTTATTGTGCTGGCTACGGATGGG GTGTGGGACGTCCTGTCAAATGATGAAGTTGTTAGTGTTGTCAGCCAAGCTACATCGCGGGCATCTGCAGCACGTTTTCTAGTTGAATCAGCGCACCGTGCCTGGCGAACTCGGTTCCCCACATCTAAAATCGATGACTGTGCCGTCGTCTGCCTATTCCTGAACACAGATGAAGCAAGTAAATCCTCCAGTTCCATGCCCAACAATTTGGCAAATGCTGTCGAAGTTAGCAGCGATCAGCACTCCACGACTGTCCAGCTTAGTACTGGGGTGTCTGCAGATCTTGTAACTGCAATGGTAAAAGATGGAAATGAGGTTTCTGTTCTTGAAACAGTTGCAAGGTCGGTCACCCTCGTGGATATGCCGAAGGATGGTTGA